A region from the Aegilops tauschii subsp. strangulata cultivar AL8/78 chromosome 5, Aet v6.0, whole genome shotgun sequence genome encodes:
- the LOC120965050 gene encoding uncharacterized protein has translation MTRHEANIDDDRCEEEEARDISAREAAMPADQHVVSGACIPFDDLMLRLQNDPRVALYDGVETDYDDIDWDLDLGQYGAELIRPLSQGSVAFHLEETTGEADNQTRAVWGSTFASRLLSDAQFSPAGEIQTQVCQEHQTLARSSKTVAARARALHCHRQTSKSKISEPAATEPAKASSYQTHGRARKSKTSSLSCHKSTNAVHVAVLHNDKPCVTRKQSGKRPSKLVLPFQSKVKKGAKKTAAETLDRKEEAAKMKAAEAEARKKAAAAKKGARKLAAAMKRADGKEAKKKASAEKKTPSTAKTIKENFGFDIFRA, from the exons ATGACGAGGCATGAAGCAAATATTGATGATGATAGGTGCGAAGAAGAAGAGGCTAGAGACATATCTGCACGCGAAGCTG CTATGCCTGCAGATCAGCATGTAGTTTCAGGTGCATGTATCCCTTTTGATGACTTGATGCTTAGACTTCAGAATGATCCAAGAGTAGCTCTATACGACGGCGTAGAAACGGATTATGATGATATAGACTGGGACCTGGATCTAGGACAATATGGTGCTGAACTTATTCGACCATTGAGTCAAGGATCTGTGGCATTTCATTTGGAAGAAACTACAGGGGAGGCCGACAATCAGACCCGGGCGGTCTGGGGGAGCACGTTTGCCTCTCGCCTACTGAGCGATGCCCAGTTCTCTCCTGCTGGTGAAATTCAAACCCAG GTATGCCAGGAACATCAAACATTGGCGCGAAGCTCAAAAACAGTTGCTGCTAGGGCTAGGGCTCTACATTGTCATCGCCAAACCAGCAAGTCAAAGATTTCGGAGCCTGCTGCTACCGAG CCTGCCAAAGCTTCTTCCTATCAGACACACGGCCGAGCTCGGAAGAGCAAAACCTCTTCGCTATCCTGTCACAAATCAACCAACGCAGTACATGTTGCTGTGTTACATAATGATAAACCATGTGTAACTCGCAAGCAGTCGGGAAAGAGGCCCTCGAAGCTAGTGTTGCCCTTCCAGAGTAaagtcaaaaaaggtgcaaaaaagACAGCTGCAGAGACACTTGATAGGAAGGAAGAAGCTGCAAAAATGAAGGCTGCAGAGGCTGAAGCAAGGAAGAAGGCAGCTGCCGCGAAGAAAGGAGCAAGGAAGCTAGCAGCTGCGATGAAGAGGGCAGATGGTAAAGAGGCCAAGAAGAAAGCATCTGCAGAGAAGAAAACCCCATCTACTGCTAAAACAATAAAAGAGAACTTCGGTTTTGACATTTTCAGGGCTTAG
- the LOC141023151 gene encoding uncharacterized protein, translating to MGMAPTVQIEGGAADRALGNAAACSLHTAPPASAEEPPSASAGSSKSKPRTTRSKRNSCKAKVAKPKKVSKRSPTIRCTPNLIVSAVKILTDGQKNIIKQLGFGEVLKLSINALETRNLPMFLLDNTSAFSLVIEVGTQGGLKITPHAVHCVLGIPIGGRDPPVFSYAQRREELLKLKELLGVRKKKKITYDVLYERIKLKGEDELTIRCFILIVFNRLLFPTTATYITGRDAAWTSDLGNLPNVDCCKVLVDDLRDAIVAWKSKKLAGGTLSISSYTLFYIVIHRPVLSLFFFCFNQRT from the exons ATGGGCATGGCACCCACAGTTCAGATTGAAGGCGGAGCAGCTGATCGTGCTCTTGGTAATGCCGCAGCCTGTTCTTTACATACTGCCCCGCCTGCATCTGCAGAGGAACCACCTTCTGCATCAGCTGGTTCTTCAAAGTCGAAACCTCGG ACTACGCGCTCCAAGAGGAATAGCTGTAAAGCAAAAGTTGCCAAG CCTAAGAAGGTCTCCAAGAGGTCTCCCACCATAAGGTGCACTCCAAACTTAATTGTTTCAGCTGTTAAGATTTTAACAGATGGCCAGAAGAATATAATCAAGCAGCTGGGTTTCGGGGAGGTGCTCAAATTGAGTATTAATGCGCTCGAGACAAGGAACCTACCAATGTTTCTGCTGGATAATACAAGCGCATTTTCCCTTGTGATCGAAGTTGGCACGCAAGGTGGTCTTAAGATCACACCCCATGCTGTGCATTGTGTCCTTGGCATACCGATTGGCGGCAGAGACCCACCTGTTTTCTCCTATGCACAAAGAAGAGAAGAACTTTTGAAGCTTAAGGAACTACTCGGTGTCCGTAAGAAAAAGAAAATTACTTACGATGTCTTGTACGAACGCATCAAACTCAAGGGTGAGGACGAATTGACGATAAGATGCTTCATTCTAATTGTGTTCAATCGTCTCCTATTCCCCACGACAGCAACATATATCACAGGGAGGGATGCCGCCTGGACTTCTGACTTGGGTAATCTCCCAAATGTTGATTGTTGCAAGGTCCTTGTTGACGACCTTCGTGATGCTATTGTTGCCTGGAAGTCCAAGAAATTGGCTGGAGGAACCCTGTCCATCAGTAGTTATACCCTCTTTTATATTGTAATTCATCGCCCTGTTTTGTcactttttttcttctgttttaaTCAAAGGACATGA